A single Pseudomonas marvdashtae DNA region contains:
- the tssE gene encoding type VI secretion system baseplate subunit TssE: MVTEIATRDRLQPSLLDRLTDDDPSNPKESADKRVLSLTQLKASVLRDLAWLLNTTSLLDADATLHTPAGTSVVNFGLPALAGNSASNIDVPALESLIHQAIATFEPRILRHTLRVRARATAEMNHNALSFEIEGDLWAQPVPLRLMLQTDLDLETGHVRVVNADQRRRP, from the coding sequence TTGGTAACCGAAATCGCCACCCGCGATCGCCTGCAACCGTCCCTGCTGGACCGGCTGACCGACGACGATCCGAGCAACCCCAAGGAAAGCGCCGACAAGCGCGTGCTCTCCCTGACCCAGCTGAAAGCCTCGGTGCTGCGGGATCTGGCGTGGCTGCTCAACACCACGTCATTGCTCGACGCCGATGCCACGCTGCACACCCCGGCGGGCACCTCGGTGGTGAATTTCGGGCTGCCGGCACTGGCGGGCAACAGTGCTTCGAACATCGATGTTCCCGCGCTGGAAAGCCTGATCCACCAAGCCATCGCCACGTTCGAGCCGCGCATCCTGCGCCACACCCTGCGCGTGCGGGCCCGGGCGACCGCCGAGATGAACCATAACGCCTTGAGTTTCGAGATCGAAGGCGACCTCTGGGCCCAGCCGGTGCCGCTGCGCCTGATGCTGCAAACCGACCTGGACCTGGAAACCGGTCACGTGCGCGTGGTCAACGCCGACCAGCGGAGACGGCCATGA
- the tssG gene encoding type VI secretion system baseplate subunit TssG, protein MESQARTSSDPVNTLEAMHQEPWEYDFFQALRRIECESPELPRLGHSLRLADDPLRLGQQAECTFAPATLASVQPGADGTPARLEQFFFGLGGPNGPMPLHITEYVRERQRNNGDSTSKRFLDVFHHRLLSLFYRAWAEARPTVSHDRPDDDYWSARLAALSGRGMPSLLDQGLIPDTAKLHYSGHLSAQTRYPDGLKAILGEYFGLPVEIEEYVGQWLELPERSRVGVSAHQLGMDFCLGRFVWDRQHKFRIRLGPLKLVDYMGMLPGSQPFNELVAWVAEYLGHELDWDLNLVLEQPEVPALQLNGRFRLGFNTWLGRPETDANDLILARHYADQANTSQTSRSHEHG, encoded by the coding sequence ATGGAAAGCCAAGCCCGGACGTCGTCCGACCCTGTGAATACCCTGGAGGCGATGCACCAGGAACCCTGGGAATACGATTTCTTCCAGGCGTTGCGGCGCATCGAGTGCGAATCCCCCGAGCTGCCGCGCCTGGGCCATTCCCTGCGCCTGGCCGATGACCCGTTGCGTCTCGGACAACAGGCCGAATGCACCTTCGCCCCGGCGACTTTGGCCTCGGTACAACCGGGCGCCGACGGCACGCCGGCGCGCCTGGAGCAATTCTTCTTCGGCCTCGGCGGCCCCAACGGCCCGATGCCGCTGCACATCACTGAATACGTGCGCGAACGCCAGCGCAACAATGGCGACAGCACCAGCAAACGCTTCCTCGATGTGTTCCACCATCGCCTGCTCAGCCTGTTCTACCGGGCCTGGGCCGAAGCACGGCCAACCGTCAGCCATGATCGTCCGGACGACGATTATTGGTCGGCGCGCCTGGCGGCACTCAGCGGCCGGGGCATGCCGAGCCTGCTCGATCAGGGGCTGATCCCCGACACGGCGAAGCTGCATTACAGCGGCCACCTCTCGGCGCAAACGCGCTACCCGGACGGCTTGAAGGCGATTCTCGGTGAGTACTTCGGCTTGCCGGTGGAGATCGAAGAATACGTCGGCCAATGGCTGGAACTGCCGGAGCGCAGCCGCGTCGGTGTCAGCGCTCATCAACTGGGCATGGATTTCTGCCTGGGTCGTTTCGTCTGGGATCGCCAGCACAAATTCCGCATCCGCCTGGGCCCGCTCAAGCTCGTCGACTACATGGGCATGCTCCCTGGCAGCCAACCGTTCAACGAACTGGTGGCCTGGGTCGCCGAATACCTGGGCCATGAACTGGACTGGGATTTGAACCTGGTCCTGGAGCAGCCTGAAGTCCCGGCGCTACAACTCAATGGGCGTTTCCGCCTGGGTTTCAACACCTGGCTGGGACGCCCCGAAACAGATGCCAACGATCTAATACTGGCCCGGCACTACGCCGATCAGGCCAACACCTCACAGACCTCAAGGAGCCATGAGCATGGGTGA
- the tssF gene encoding type VI secretion system baseplate subunit TssF encodes MNPRLLELYNQELHHVRESAAEFAKEYPKIASRLTLAGMDCADPYVERLLEGFAYLTARVQLKLDAEYPTFTHNLLEIAYPHYLAPTPSMTVVQMQADPDEGSLSSGFPLPRDTILRAALGRESQTCCEYRTAHAVTLWPLQVSQAEYFGNPSAVLGRLAASEPKAKAGLRLTLRTGAELPFNSLALDNLPLYLSGADEQPFRLYEQLLSNACAVFARQPGGDWVERLPQDALRSQGFDDAEAALPVVPRAFQGYRLLQEYFALPHRFLFVDFTQLGRAVKRCDGQELELIVLFDRHDPSLEGSVGASQFLPFCTPAINLFPKRLDRIHLSDRVNEHHVIADRTRPMDFEVHSLTGLTGHGTGPEQPFLPFYAVRDPSRYGRDQAYYTVRREPRVLSSDQRRNGPRSTYVGSETFVSLVDSQQAPYRNDLRQLGVTALCTNRDLPLFMSVGNGKTDFTLADSAPVGAVRCVAGPSRPRASHAHDAKAWRLISQLSLNYLSLSEQGQGAAALRELLRLYGDSNDAALQLQIEGLREVSSKACTRRLPMPGPIVFGRGLEITLEFDENAFRGTGVFLLGAVFERFLARYVSINSFTETVIRTTERGEIMRWKAKPGRRPTL; translated from the coding sequence ATGAACCCGCGCCTGCTCGAGCTGTACAACCAGGAACTGCACCACGTGCGCGAAAGCGCGGCGGAGTTCGCCAAGGAATACCCGAAGATCGCCAGTCGGCTGACCCTGGCCGGCATGGACTGCGCCGACCCCTACGTCGAGCGTCTGCTGGAAGGCTTTGCCTATTTGACGGCGCGGGTGCAGCTCAAGCTCGACGCCGAATACCCGACCTTCACCCACAATTTGTTGGAAATCGCCTACCCGCACTACCTTGCGCCGACGCCGTCGATGACCGTGGTGCAGATGCAGGCCGACCCGGACGAAGGCTCGCTGAGCAGTGGATTCCCGCTGCCTCGCGACACCATCCTGCGCGCCGCCCTGGGTCGTGAATCACAGACCTGCTGCGAGTACCGCACCGCTCACGCGGTGACGTTGTGGCCGTTGCAGGTCAGCCAGGCCGAGTATTTCGGCAACCCGTCCGCCGTGCTCGGGCGCCTGGCCGCCAGCGAACCGAAAGCCAAGGCCGGCCTGCGCCTGACCCTGCGCACTGGCGCCGAGCTGCCGTTCAACAGCCTGGCCCTGGACAACCTGCCGCTGTACTTGAGCGGCGCTGACGAACAACCGTTCCGCCTTTACGAACAACTGTTGAGTAACGCCTGCGCGGTGTTCGCTCGCCAGCCGGGCGGCGATTGGGTCGAACGGCTGCCGCAGGATGCGTTGCGCTCCCAGGGCTTCGATGACGCCGAGGCCGCGCTGCCAGTGGTGCCGCGGGCGTTCCAGGGCTATCGCTTGCTACAGGAATATTTCGCCCTGCCGCACCGCTTCCTGTTTGTCGATTTCACCCAGCTCGGCCGTGCGGTCAAGCGCTGCGATGGCCAGGAGCTGGAATTGATCGTGCTGTTCGACCGCCACGATCCGAGCCTGGAAGGCAGCGTCGGCGCCTCGCAATTCCTGCCGTTCTGCACGCCGGCGATCAATCTGTTTCCCAAGCGCCTGGACCGCATTCATTTGTCGGACCGAGTCAACGAACACCACGTGATCGCCGACCGCACCCGGCCGATGGATTTCGAGGTGCATTCGCTTACCGGCCTGACCGGTCATGGCACCGGGCCAGAGCAGCCGTTCCTGCCGTTCTATGCGGTGCGCGATCCGTCCCGCTATGGCCGCGACCAGGCTTACTACACCGTAAGGCGCGAACCGCGCGTGCTGTCCAGCGATCAGCGGCGCAATGGTCCGCGCTCGACTTACGTCGGCAGCGAGACCTTCGTCAGCCTGGTGGACAGTCAGCAGGCGCCCTATCGCAACGACTTGCGCCAACTGGGCGTCACCGCTTTGTGCACCAACCGCGACCTGCCGCTGTTCATGAGCGTGGGCAACGGCAAGACCGACTTCACCCTCGCCGACAGCGCGCCGGTCGGCGCCGTGCGCTGTGTGGCAGGTCCCAGTCGTCCACGGGCCAGCCATGCCCATGACGCCAAGGCCTGGCGGTTGATCAGCCAGTTGTCGCTGAACTACTTGTCGCTGAGCGAGCAAGGCCAAGGCGCCGCCGCCCTGCGCGAACTGCTGCGCCTGTACGGCGACAGCAATGACGCGGCGCTGCAATTGCAGATCGAAGGCCTGCGCGAAGTCAGCAGCAAGGCCTGCACCCGGCGCTTGCCGATGCCTGGGCCGATCGTGTTCGGTCGTGGCTTGGAGATCACTCTGGAATTCGATGAAAACGCGTTTCGCGGCACCGGGGTGTTCCTGCTCGGCGCAGTGTTCGAGCGCTTCCTGGCACGCTACGTGTCGATCAACAGTTTTACCGAGACGGTGATCCGTACCACCGAACGCGGCGAGATCATGCGATGGAAAGCCAAGCCCGGACGTCGTCCGACCCTGTGA
- a CDS encoding DcrB-related protein, producing the protein MTYRLNEFQLQLPPSELLDASINILKFPELGTSLIVSRSLLAEGETLQSNLDDQLKRLEKQVQDLRCQPGATLRVGANQEVEAIELRSQFNKGNEKVFQFQLALVLPGTRKMLALSYVKAEKLGDAEAAHWATIKGSLIFDAPAG; encoded by the coding sequence ATGACTTACCGTCTCAACGAATTCCAGCTCCAGCTACCGCCCAGCGAACTGCTGGACGCCTCGATCAACATCCTCAAGTTCCCCGAATTGGGTACGTCCTTGATCGTCAGCCGCAGCCTGTTGGCCGAGGGTGAAACCTTGCAAAGCAACCTGGATGACCAGCTCAAGCGCCTGGAAAAACAAGTCCAGGACCTGCGCTGCCAACCAGGCGCCACGTTGCGTGTGGGGGCCAATCAGGAAGTCGAAGCCATCGAACTGCGCAGCCAGTTCAACAAGGGCAACGAAAAGGTCTTCCAGTTTCAATTGGCGCTGGTACTGCCAGGTACTCGCAAGATGCTTGCCTTGAGTTACGTGAAGGCCGAGAAGCTGGGGGATGCTGAGGCGGCACATTGGGCGACGATCAAGGGTTCGCTGATTTTCGACGCTCCGGCCGGATGA
- the tssI gene encoding type VI secretion system Vgr family protein, translated as MLFNQASRLAKITSPLGPEVLLLKDMGGGEELGRLFNYELQLHSLDNAIDLNQVLGKPMCVSVQLDGGGERHFHGIVARFSQNIDQGQFASYQATLRPWLWLLTRTSDCRIFQNLTIPQIIKQVFRDLGFSDFEDALSRPYREWEYCVQYRETSFDFVSRLMEQEGIYYFFRHEQGRHVLVLADAYGAHTTVPGYGSVPYYPKNEQQRERDHIHDWHLAQEVQPGSLELNDYDFQRPSARIDVRSAMPRPHAAGDYPLYDYPGTYVQSEDGEHYARTRIEALQTLHEQVELAGNARGLGSGHLFSLTGFTRQDQNREYLIVGARYYVSQESGESGVGAPSAQFESSLTCIDAQQSFRPMAITHRPIVKGPQTALVVGPKGEEIWTDQFGRVKVHFYWDRHDQSNENSSCWIRVSQSWAGKNWGSMQIPRIGQEVIVSFLEGDPDRPIITGRVYNAEQTVPYDLPENATQSGMKSRSSKGGTPANFNEIRMEDKKGAEQLYIHAERNQDIVVEVDESHSVGHDRNKSIGHNETVTIGNNRLRIVKQEDILSVGQRKTDSISQSYVIEVGENLRLVCGESILELNASGQINLTGVQISFYASGDAEFNTGGVLHLNNGGGPGATPDGQGVKASIDANVAAAFPPPKG; from the coding sequence ATGTTATTCAACCAAGCCTCACGCCTGGCAAAAATCACCAGCCCCCTGGGACCCGAGGTGCTGTTGCTCAAGGACATGGGTGGCGGCGAAGAGCTGGGGCGGCTGTTCAACTATGAGTTGCAGCTGCACTCGCTGGACAACGCCATCGATCTCAACCAGGTGCTCGGCAAGCCCATGTGCGTGAGCGTTCAACTGGACGGCGGTGGTGAGCGGCATTTCCACGGCATCGTTGCGCGCTTCAGCCAAAACATCGACCAAGGCCAGTTCGCCAGCTACCAGGCCACGCTGCGACCATGGCTGTGGCTGCTGACGCGCACCTCCGACTGCCGGATTTTCCAGAACCTGACCATCCCGCAGATCATCAAGCAGGTGTTCCGCGACCTCGGTTTCTCGGACTTTGAAGACGCCCTCAGCCGCCCGTATCGCGAGTGGGAATACTGCGTCCAGTACCGCGAGACCAGCTTCGATTTCGTCAGTCGCCTGATGGAACAGGAAGGCATCTACTACTTCTTCCGCCACGAGCAGGGTCGCCATGTGCTGGTGCTGGCCGACGCCTATGGCGCGCACACCACCGTGCCCGGCTACGGTTCGGTGCCTTATTATCCGAAGAACGAGCAGCAGCGCGAACGCGATCATATTCACGACTGGCACCTGGCCCAGGAAGTCCAGCCCGGCTCGCTGGAGCTTAACGACTACGACTTCCAGCGCCCCAGCGCCCGCATCGATGTGCGCTCGGCCATGCCGCGCCCGCATGCCGCCGGTGACTATCCGCTGTATGACTACCCCGGCACCTACGTGCAAAGCGAAGATGGCGAACATTATGCGCGCACCCGCATCGAAGCCTTGCAGACCCTGCATGAGCAGGTCGAGCTGGCGGGCAACGCCCGCGGCCTGGGTTCGGGGCACCTGTTCAGCCTCACCGGCTTCACTCGCCAGGACCAGAATCGCGAATACCTGATCGTCGGCGCGCGTTACTACGTCTCCCAGGAGAGCGGTGAATCCGGTGTCGGCGCGCCTTCGGCGCAATTCGAAAGCAGCCTGACCTGCATCGACGCCCAGCAAAGCTTTCGCCCGATGGCGATTACCCACCGCCCCATCGTCAAGGGACCGCAAACCGCCTTGGTGGTCGGCCCCAAGGGCGAGGAAATCTGGACCGATCAGTTCGGCAGGGTGAAGGTGCATTTCTATTGGGACCGTCACGACCAGTCCAACGAAAACAGCTCCTGCTGGATCCGCGTGTCGCAATCCTGGGCGGGTAAAAACTGGGGTTCGATGCAGATTCCGCGCATCGGCCAGGAAGTCATCGTCAGCTTCCTCGAAGGCGACCCGGACCGGCCGATCATCACCGGCCGCGTCTACAACGCCGAGCAGACCGTGCCCTACGACCTGCCGGAAAACGCCACCCAGAGCGGTATGAAAAGTCGTTCCAGCAAGGGCGGTACGCCGGCGAACTTCAACGAAATCCGCATGGAAGACAAAAAAGGCGCAGAGCAGTTGTACATCCATGCCGAGCGCAACCAGGACATCGTGGTCGAGGTGGATGAAAGCCATTCGGTGGGCCACGACCGCAACAAAAGCATCGGCCACAACGAGACGGTGACCATCGGCAACAACCGGCTGCGTATCGTCAAGCAGGAGGACATCCTGTCCGTGGGCCAGCGCAAGACCGACAGCATCAGCCAGAGCTACGTCATCGAAGTGGGCGAGAACCTGCGCCTGGTCTGCGGAGAAAGCATCTTGGAGCTCAACGCCAGCGGCCAGATCAACCTGACCGGCGTGCAAATCAGCTTCTATGCCAGCGGCGATGCCGAGTTCAACACCGGCGGCGTGCTGCACCTGAACAACGGCGGCGGTCCCGGCGCCACCCCGGACGGCCAGGGCGTCAAGGCAAGCATCGACGCCAACGTCGCCGCCGCGTTCCCGCCGCCCAAGGGCTAA
- the tssH gene encoding type VI secretion system ATPase TssH, with the protein MGEISRAALFGKLNSVAYKAIEAATVFCKLRGNPYVELAHWFHQLLQLQDSDLHRIIRQFNIEPARLARDLTEALDRLPRGSTSITDLSSHVEEAVERGWVYGSLMFGESQVRTGYLVLGILKTPSLRHALLGLSSEFDKVKVEALSERFDEYVGDSPENALTASDGFNAGAVPGEASGAMAPAAMGKQEALKRFTVDLTEQARSGKLDPIVGRDEEIRQLVDILMRRRQNNPILTGEAGVGKTAVVEGFALRIVAGDVPPALKDVELRSLDVGLLQAGASMKGEFEQRLRQVIEDVQASPKPIILFIDEAHTLVGAGGAAGTGDAANLLKPALARGTLRTVAATTWAEYKKHIEKDPALTRRFQVVQVAEPSEDKALLMMRGVASTMEKHHQVQILDEALEASVKLSHRYIPARQLPDKSVSLLDTACARVAISLHAVPAEVDDSRRRIEALETELQIIAREHAIGIAIGTRQTQSESLLAAERERLAELESRWAEEKTLVDELLATRATLRERVGVVDSEDNSEACDNESHQLREKLVDLQQRLTALQGETPLILPTVDYQAVASVVADWTGIPVGRMARNELETVLNLDQHLKKRIIGQDHALQMIAKRIQTSRAGLDNPSKPIGVFMLAGTSGVGKTETALALAEAMYGGEQNVITINMSEFQEAHTVSTLKGAPPGYIGYGEGGVLTEAVRRKPYSVVLLDEVEKAHPDVHEIFFQVFDKGVMEDGEGRVIDFKNTLILLTTNAGTELIAQVCKDPRNVPEPEEIAKALRQPLLEIFPPALLGRLVTIPYYPLSDEMLKAITRLQLNRIKKRVESTHKVAFDYDDAVIDLIVSRCTETESGGRMIDTILTNSLLPDMSREFLTRMLEGKALAGVRISARDNELQYDFSDAA; encoded by the coding sequence ATGGGTGAAATCAGTCGCGCCGCGTTGTTCGGCAAACTCAACAGCGTGGCCTACAAAGCCATCGAAGCCGCCACCGTGTTCTGCAAGCTGCGCGGTAACCCCTATGTGGAACTGGCCCACTGGTTTCATCAGTTGCTGCAACTGCAGGATTCGGACCTGCACCGCATCATCCGCCAGTTCAACATCGAGCCGGCGCGCCTGGCCCGTGACCTGACCGAAGCACTGGACCGTCTGCCACGGGGTTCGACGTCGATCACCGACCTGTCCTCCCATGTGGAAGAAGCGGTGGAACGCGGCTGGGTCTACGGCAGCCTGATGTTCGGCGAGAGCCAGGTGCGCACCGGTTACCTGGTGCTGGGCATCCTCAAGACCCCAAGCCTGCGCCACGCGCTGCTGGGCCTGTCGTCGGAGTTCGACAAGGTCAAGGTCGAAGCCCTGAGCGAGCGCTTTGACGAATACGTCGGCGACTCGCCGGAAAACGCCCTGACCGCCAGCGACGGCTTCAATGCCGGCGCCGTGCCGGGCGAAGCCAGCGGCGCCATGGCCCCAGCCGCCATGGGCAAGCAGGAAGCCCTCAAGCGCTTTACCGTCGACCTCACCGAGCAGGCCCGCAGCGGCAAGCTCGACCCCATCGTCGGCCGTGACGAAGAGATCCGCCAACTGGTGGACATCCTCATGCGCCGCCGGCAGAACAACCCGATCCTCACCGGCGAAGCCGGCGTGGGCAAGACCGCCGTGGTCGAAGGCTTTGCCCTGCGCATCGTCGCCGGCGACGTGCCGCCGGCCCTCAAGGACGTGGAACTGCGCAGCCTCGACGTGGGCCTGTTGCAGGCCGGCGCGAGCATGAAAGGTGAATTCGAACAGCGCCTGCGCCAGGTCATCGAAGACGTCCAGGCCTCGCCCAAGCCGATCATTCTGTTCATCGACGAAGCCCACACCCTGGTGGGTGCCGGTGGCGCCGCCGGCACGGGTGATGCGGCCAACCTGCTCAAGCCGGCCCTGGCCCGCGGCACCTTGCGCACCGTGGCCGCCACGACCTGGGCCGAGTACAAGAAGCACATCGAAAAAGACCCGGCCCTGACCCGTCGCTTCCAAGTGGTGCAAGTGGCTGAGCCTTCGGAAGACAAGGCGCTGCTGATGATGCGCGGCGTGGCCTCTACCATGGAAAAACACCACCAGGTGCAGATCCTCGACGAAGCCCTGGAAGCCTCGGTCAAGCTGTCCCACCGCTACATTCCCGCGCGCCAGCTGCCGGACAAATCCGTAAGCCTGCTGGACACCGCCTGCGCCCGCGTCGCCATCAGCCTGCACGCCGTGCCGGCCGAAGTGGACGACAGCCGTCGGCGCATCGAGGCGCTGGAAACCGAGCTGCAGATCATCGCCCGTGAACACGCGATTGGCATTGCCATCGGCACCCGCCAAACCCAGAGCGAAAGCCTGCTGGCCGCTGAGCGTGAGCGCTTGGCCGAGCTGGAAAGCCGTTGGGCCGAAGAGAAAACCCTGGTGGACGAACTGCTCGCCACCCGCGCCACCCTGCGCGAGCGCGTCGGCGTGGTGGACAGCGAGGACAACAGCGAAGCTTGCGACAACGAAAGTCACCAACTGCGCGAGAAACTGGTGGACCTGCAACAGCGCCTGACCGCCCTGCAAGGCGAAACCCCGTTGATCCTGCCGACCGTGGATTACCAGGCCGTGGCCTCGGTGGTCGCCGACTGGACCGGTATCCCGGTGGGCCGCATGGCCCGCAACGAACTGGAAACCGTGCTCAACCTCGACCAGCACCTGAAAAAACGCATCATCGGCCAGGATCACGCCTTGCAGATGATCGCCAAACGCATCCAGACCTCCCGCGCCGGCCTCGACAACCCGAGCAAGCCGATTGGCGTGTTCATGCTCGCCGGCACCTCCGGCGTGGGCAAGACCGAAACCGCCCTGGCCCTGGCCGAAGCCATGTACGGCGGCGAACAGAACGTCATCACCATCAACATGAGCGAGTTCCAGGAAGCCCACACCGTATCCACCCTCAAGGGCGCGCCACCGGGTTACATCGGCTACGGCGAAGGCGGCGTGCTGACCGAAGCCGTGCGGCGCAAACCGTACAGCGTGGTGCTGCTGGACGAGGTGGAAAAAGCTCACCCGGACGTCCACGAGATTTTCTTCCAAGTGTTCGACAAAGGCGTGATGGAGGACGGCGAAGGCCGGGTGATCGACTTCAAGAACACCTTGATCCTGCTGACCACCAACGCCGGCACCGAGTTGATTGCCCAGGTCTGCAAGGACCCGCGGAACGTGCCCGAGCCGGAAGAAATCGCCAAGGCCCTGCGCCAGCCGCTGCTGGAGATTTTCCCGCCGGCATTGCTCGGACGCCTGGTGACGATTCCGTACTACCCGCTCAGCGACGAGATGCTCAAGGCGATCACCCGCCTGCAACTCAACCGCATCAAGAAGCGTGTGGAGAGCACTCACAAAGTGGCCTTCGACTACGACGACGCGGTAATCGACCTGATCGTCTCGCGCTGCACCGAAACCGAAAGCGGCGGGCGCATGATCGACACCATCCTGACCAACAGCCTGTTGCCGGACATGAGCCGCGAGTTCCTGACCCGCATGCTTGAAGGGAAAGCCTTGGCCGGCGTACGTATCAGCGCTCGGGACAATGAATTGCAATACGATTTCAGCGACGCGGCCTGA